The genomic region TTTTACTAACCACAATTACTTCCACAAGAATATTTATTACCGTTGAATGAAAGGTGAGGAACCATGAAGGGATGTCTTTTCCAGTACAACCAGTGAGAAGGATAAAAAATCAATGGAGGAAACACTTTCAATCGTGACGAAGCATTCTGAACCATTGATATTTCAAAGCAGATAGTTCATTTCATATAAGAGACACTTCTGATATAATAATAATATCTTTATACGTCATTTATATAAAAACAATAAGTAATTATCCAATTCTTGCTATGAAAAAATATCTTTGACTTGACTACCGATCCTTTTGATGTTTATGAATTTACCGACATAAAGATGGGTTATTTCCACCGAAACGTGGTAGGATAGTTGTGGAAACGCGTGGAAAAGTAGCAAAACTTCAAATGTTTTTTCGCTAATGGAATCCTACACTATCTTTTGGACGAAACAATTTCATTTGACCGATTGTTTAAATTACTCTCTTGCATTATGCTACGAACTATCTCGTTCTCTCTAGTCTCAATTTATTTGTGGATTGCCATTCCATGTTTCGCAATCATGCAAATCAACCAGAAAGAGTTAACATTGGGCATTTCTTTCTCATTTCTTGTGTTGAGAAGGCATCGTTCCTTCTTCCTTCCATCCCAAACTCTTACGCTCACAGGATCTCATTACCTTCTTATTCCTCCTATATATAATCTATTTATTATGCGCAGGTGACAATCTATGGGATGAGGCCTGCTTTTCCAAATTCTGAGTTCGTTCAGATCTGTAATATCTCGTTTTACCCGTTACTTGTTCTTTTGATTTGCAGGCATCATTATATCAATTTTGAAACTCAGTAGAGTCGAAAGGAATGGCTGATCTTAATGAGATTCGTAGAGTGTATGAGATGGTGGATGAAAATGCAGATGTGGATATGAGCGTGAGTGAGATATGTGGCTTCAAAATTCCACTCTCAGAAGATGATGTGAGATTTACGCTTACCACTTCTCTTCAAGAGAATTGTAGCGTCGTGCGATTTGTGGAACCTTTTGAGATCTATGAATCCATTCTAAACATTGATCACAATAAAGAAAACGAAACTCCAGAGGATTTGATGGAACCATTCACTTTGTTCGACCACCATAAAGATGGAAACATAACTTCAGAGGACTTGCAGCAATGCGAACAAGTGATATGCCGATTTGATTTGGACTGCAATGGAATGTTAGACTTCTCTGAATTCAAACGTATGACATGTCTTCTTAGCCGTCTCCATGATGAATGATTATTTTGTTCTTCATCATGTCTGTCTGCATTGTGTAAGCAAATGCAAGGCTCATGACTTTCAAAATTAACACTTTTAATCTAGCCTACTCTCTCAGACGACTCATAAAGGcttttaaaaattatgattatgattaCAATTAGCCTAGGTTCTTTGAGAAAACTTGAAGAGGTGCTAGTAGATCTCTGATATATATAAAGTGAACAATGTAATAACAAGCCTTTGGTACAAAGGATACACCATGCAATGGAAAATATTTATCTAAAGGATAACTTACTATATAAATTTTATAGTAGAAATAAATTAGATAAGAATAAGGAAGTCATTTATAGTTCAATTGCAAAGCTACATGAAAGTATAAAGAGAGTCTTAATGTGTCTTTTTCTCACGAAccttatttttccataattatttaattaggaaaataatgtttatttttcataaatgaaatggaaatgaaatgaaattggaattgttaatgaaataagatagtAGATCGAATAagctgaaatgatttatatacaattgaatgatcagaaataatttttattgcaaaattgggatcatcattgctaatgagcaactgagtgcaagtgaatgcagaaaCTGGTGAACgttgatgaaggcgagaacatggttcaggtagaattgtcttagctcttgtatttcgttagaatagatggaatctctcacacaccacagtaGAAAAAATATGTTGTGCAATTGTGATTTCATCAATGCAtgatttttaattaatgaaatgttatgagtAAATGGTAAACATTACATTTGTTTCGTCTATAAAAGTGAAAATTAGTTTGATATTTAGAAAAAGAGTTACATAATTTAACgacttaatattttttttataaacatgATTTAATGTTCCTAGTATAAGAGAATGAAGATGCAATTTCATTAATGATTGTTGTGTTTACTATTATATGAATTTCTTATGCATGTCAGTTCGATAATTGCGACttgatcatatgtgtgtgtatatatatatatattataaacatgAAGGTGGCTCTTAATTATATGTATCTATTTTAAATAATGCTTAAGTGATCAAATTATCATTAGATAATATTGTCAATTCGAGATATTATGTTTTTGAATACGCATGTATATAatttagaattatatatatatatatctaatataCTTTTTATATTAGAtctaataaattgaatgaataatatataaaattcatttattatATATATCCTTTTGTATTAGGTTTTACTTAAATATATCATATATTTTAaagtcatgtatattattattatcatatttgaAAAGGTGGTGGGTTATAAGTTCAACAGTTATTGAAACGGTGGTCGAGTCGATAGGGAAGCCGATGTAACTAGTTGACTTGTCACCCCATGACCCACGGTAAGTGACAAAGTTGACTTCTCATATATACCCCCCCCCTAATCCACGGTGAATGGTAGAGAAGTCAGTTTAACCAGTCGACCTGGCATCCCATGAGTGCAGTGAATAGGAAGTCGATGGTCTATGGACAGTGAGAGACATGGCAACAAAGGCATTTAACCCCATGAGATAGGTAGATCCGCAGTTATATCATGCTCTGCTATTAATTTTAAACTCTACCTAAGTGAGGAAAGGTAGGTAAACATGGAAAGGAGGCAAACAGTCTTGTCAGATATTTAAAACTATAAAAGAAAGCCTAGTCGACATGTATGCAAACCATTGGAGTTCTAAGTCATTTAGAACTAAAGAACCTTAAATGATTATCAGTGGTCTCGATGTTATGGCTAAGTAAAAGCCAAGAGAATAGAAACCAATGTAGGATAAGAATAGTATAAATAGTAGAGAAGGCTCAATAAAAGAGATAACTAGAATGATAAGAGAGGAAGATAGTAAGTTAGAGCTAGTTAAAAGGAGAGATGTaacaaaggattagagaatggaatgtagaAGAGATGAGTAATGGAGGTTTAGACATGTTTACGATCAAGTCGTAAAAGATCAATGATCATCATCTATGATTTACCATTAAACTTAGTGGTTAGGATCTTGAATTAGTGCtagttgttttattattatttgagaaattcTCAGAATATAGAAGGGATAAGAACTAGGAATAGAGAGCTCATGAGATAGAAGAGCATTGAGGTGGAAAGCATTGGAATCCGGATGTATTGCAGGAAATTTGAAGTTATCAGGGATCATAATAGACATGGATCgcgtttcttgaggtaggctcaaatttAGCATGTTTTGTTGTAGAGATTTAAGAGATACCAGATGATTCAGTTTTAGATTTATGCATTATTCTAATGAAAGAGTTAGAGTCACGATATGaatcatttttaattgtttaaattatgatcatgcaaatatagatgcaataatgatatattttctaaaattttgttgataaacttagtgaaactctcaaAAATTAGATCGCCCAATCCTCTAGGAATAGAGTAAGAGAATAGAGAGAGAAACTCTAAAATTGAACTTCGAAGAAGATGAATTATTAGGATTATGACTTATTAAACAatgattattttgatatcataaagaaaagacttacactttcaaattaTATCCTTGCATGAAGTGAAAAGATGGTTATTAGGTGTCTCATTTAAAAAGCCATATAGATAGGCgcttatgaattttcatcatgtcaGATTGTTGTTATGGTAAATTAGTAAAATCAGTGAGTTGAGTTTTTAAATcgtgaaaagtcacatattagtattaaactaaatatgatgtttgacaaaagaggtaaatgaaccaagacacatggaaagatagagagcttagacaatataaacttagaattctaaaccataagaaatgaaatgcatgttaatgattacgttatgtaaatgttttgataattgaataaaagaatgtgtgctcattttattcaatttctatataaagatacatacatgtgctacaccttcttaatatttaattcttgtctttaaattgctttaaagatagaagtgaaagattattttctttcagatgtatatttgtttatccatgaaagattgcttcctgtcagataggattggttgtagtaaaagattgattctttcaatttctattaaatgaaagattgtcttctttagcaTTGTATTTTTATCTTGAAAGAAATAGGAACCTAGAATTGaaaggtgaaagattgtcttctgtatatatttattctaagatttatgtgaacaaagctagataggcttgtgtttgtggaaagttaccttccaggacgggtgtCAAATGTCAATTATATAAAGAGAGTtttctttttccaaactatattattttctatgcatggcattatacatGGCTGAGTAATCAATtgaattgaccattgaaatagatggaattcttttatttatccactctaccacatccttgattgatcttgcttgtttcttaatagaattagaaaattgaaaacgcatgtatcatctaggcacacaccaaattccatcttgtctttcgaattcctttgctaagcaattcatgcagggttgggtattcttgattgactaagaattctagggaagcataagcttcaaggttgggcataaaaagcacctgaatcttgttcttgtcttcatgctaaagatttcattgaagatagcttgggttgcagatcaatggacacatctcaccctttactttgtattattttgttattgaacttccgACAACTTGAAAtacctaagtattgtatgattgagatactattTTTATCAATTTATtcaatgaagaatctttatcttttatagaaatttcatgtttattaGGATTTAAATGGAATGACCAAATGAAGATATGGATGGAAAAGTGGAATAAAAGAGATTTATTAACTGATTtgtgagtttatttaagaataaagagtatttcgactattattgaagttagcacgatttacgtctttacacttttatttcaaaatgttattTCTAGATATAATTTCTAACATTTTCATAAAGCCTTGAAACTTCTCACCTTACTTTTATGAACCATGTGGAGAGAAATACACACAAGAATATTATAAAATGACTCAAAGGTATTTGCCTATTCACCTGACATATACTAGATCATACTTTCTCTTTCACTTGAATCCTTGAAAATGATACTAATTTCAATTGGAATTCAAATTAACAAAATGGCTTTGATACTTTAATATAATATTTGGTTAATCCTACTTTTTGACAACCaatattctctaaatgtcattTTCTTCTTATACTTATGCACCACCTAATGTTCTTGCATCATTATTGGTGCAATATAATGAAAATAGTAAAGAGCATGTTGTATACTAAATAAGTCTCACTTTACTCAATTAACAAGTCTAATATTCAGCAACTGAGAAACAATGTCTTTATCTTATATTTGCAAAATAAAAGTTGAGATGTTATGTAACTTAATACATCACACATCATTGTAAAATTTGACCCATTGAAGCATCTCTTTTCTAAGACAAACCTATCAAGATGACTTGCTAAGTGGGTTGTGTTGTTAATGGATATTGACATTAAGTTTGTTTCTCCAAAATAAATTATAGAAGCATAATTCCTCTATCTTAGCAtctcaattttctatctactaatgATATTATAGAATTCAAAGCACTTATTGTTAGACTATGTGATACTTTGTCTCTTAATATTCAATATCTTCATATTTTTGGTGACTCGTAGTTGATTATAAGATAAGTAATTAGACCTTCCTAGGAAAATACATATAAATTATCTCAATATTATGGCTCACCTTTGTTTTTATTGAAGCATTTCACTTCTTTTAGTATTGATGTAGAGCCACctgtgctaaggcacccttggatatGATCCACAATGATCTTATGTTATTTCAGACTCCCTCCttttcagggtccaagtatgtgctcactttcattgatgacttctctagacacacatgggcgtactttcttaagtacaagtttgatgtctttgatttattttgagtctttaagacatttgtagagaagtagtctggtctttctataaagaggatacacacataatgggagagaatatgtgaattaGGCTTTTACAGATTTTTGCacagagcatggtttgcaacaaTATTTATTAGTTCCtcacacccctcagtagaatggtgttgctgagagaaagaaaataacactaagggagatggccaattgtattcTTTAGTCACTTTCTATGCAACTTGCTTTTTGGGTTGAGACAATTAATTGTGCCgcctatattcagaatcagatgcctcataaggcattgcgccagttgactcctgaggaggcttggtcccatgtcaagcctaaTGTTTCTTAATTctaagtttttggtagtgaggcttgggcgtTTATTCCAGATGCTCGAaggaaatccatggagaggaagagctgaccactcatttttgttggctactgtcaGGATGTTAAGGCTTAcatgttgtttgatcctgattccagagaggttcTATTTAGGCAAGCTCTCTAGTTTAATGAGTGCCTttctcagatggattctccatcagcaACTTCTCCCGCACTGCCTCCTCGTCCTTGTTCATCTTTTAAGGATTACTTCTTCCTTGAGGGtgatgcagatgatggtccaccttcaccaccaccaccacccattGCTTAACCTTTGCTTAAGTGGGACCGGTTTatagttgatgttgttggttctatggTAGGTGATCCTACTAACACTCATCATACTCGTGCACATACATCTGGTTCTAGTgttctgagtcatgccatttcgAATGATCCTCAAAAATTTTCAGAGGCGATaggtcacccagagtgggatagggccatggatgaggagtattcttctttgatgaagaatcatacttgggatctttgttgtCTTTCGAAAGGAAGAAATTTGGTTCaatgcaagtgggtgtatcataccaagtatgctatagatggttctattaataagtataaggctcaacaTTTTGTGAAGGGGTTTCCTcaagtggagggtattgattactctgagacctttgctcctatccccaagatgaattctattctctttgtactttctctggcagcttcacagggatggacaattttttagatggatgtgaagagtgttttgttgcatggagaccttcatgaggagatctatatggagcagcctcaaggatttgtgcaaGATTCCTCTTTCATTTGCAGACTTTGACATTCATTGcatggtctcaaacaggctcctcgggccTAGTATGAGAAGATGGAATCCTTCTTGCTTTCCACACTCTTTATACATTGTCATTCTGATCCTACAGTCTACATTCAACgtcagggggatgatatagttattctttttctctatgttgatgatcttatcattaccggtagctcatcctccttgattcaggatattcaatgagacttgatggagcagtttgagatgacaaatcttggccttctgcactattttttgggcctacaggttATTCAATCTTCTGATGGAATTTCCACACTTCAGAAGAAGTATTCTCTTGATATGCTTCAaagatttgacatgcttacttgcaagcaTGCTCGCACACCCTTTCAGTCAAGTGTTgttttgtctaccacttgttctacacctttagtggattctaccttatatggcagttggttggcagtttgttgtacttgaCCCACACCCACCCAAATATTTCTTTTATGGTTGGTATTGTCtttcggttctcccatgatcctcatgagagccattgatAGGCACCCAAACTTATTTTGAGGTAGATTCAAGGCGCTACACAGtctggcattcactatacttcagtaTCCCCTCCCATTGTTGGCTTCATTGActtagattgggttggtgatgctcaagatcggaagtctacttatagctttgttttttgcctctgttatggtcctatcacatggtcttgcaagaagcagactgctattgcattatcatctacaaaggctgagtaccAAGCAACAATGTTAGCTACTTAGGAGGTTTTATAGATTCAATAGTTGCTGactgagtttgggtttcctcctgatagtcccactattctttggtgtgacaatcagagttccaTTCACCTTTTTCGTAACCCAGTGGAGTAGGAGAGGTCTAAAaatattgagcttcacatgcacttcatcaagcAGTCgattcaggatggctttctcatcttggagtacattcctacagaggagcaggttgttgacatcttcactaaaccttttgcatctccctgctatcttcagttgcgctctatacttggggggtctcattgaggccttccttccttcatgctcttttttgcatgcttttcccatctctttttggagtcaagttttttcccatgtggttttctctatttctccatttcatagagatttggttgtgattgggtacctcatgaggccttgttgctgggacccaaagTTTCCTTCTTCTTGTAGTTGCATTTTGATTTCCTGCATTtagtgtttttagctactccctaagttcatgtTAAGGgtgggtgttagagttatcttgtattagttaagaattatatatttaattattagtctattacactctacgcttaagctaaacttaggcatttaataatattgtaggtgtttaataattattcaaattattaaatactctttctccctttagggttgcacatctttagggtttgtattcctgtcataaggattgtattgtaacttttctttttcaattccctCTCTGAAATGCTAATCTTTTCTTCAAAGCCTTTTTTGTGttatgtctccaatcttctcttgtgacaggtattttgcttgtagattctcttgggatctcagaagttgtactttctcaacttcttcagatAAGATTCCACGTAAAGATAATTAACGTGTGGATACTATGGAAAGTGTTTCTTTTGTTATATCCCTTGATTATTCATCAATTGACTACCAATTTATTTGTTGTAACCTTCCTTCATCAACTATCTCTAACaacatttctaatatttttttctaTTATAACATTGATTCTAATTAATGCTACTCCTATATATTTCAATATTTGTGTGACAATACCTTTCATAATTTTCATCAATGAGCACTCAATATTTATATAtgaaactgtagacacccaaaattgtccagtctaattaaataaatattatttatttaattatctaagcttaattcttctattaattaaataaatctttatttatttaattaattcatttatcctcttctagccatatttctcatttaaataaatacatctatttatttaaattatccttttcctaattaaataaatatcttatttatttaattatcccacttcttctattaaataaataaatatttatttatttaattaattcattagccttttctacccatgacacatgtcattcatctcttaattcctacactacctacctctttcattattttattatttcttctacctaccctctagtcatagccgacctccttttacacctctcaatcttatccctccatttcatatagtgttttctatataaggtgatgcttccttcattatcaaaccctaatcattctatgcattctaatcattttatgcaatttgactacactacgatcctacttgcaaccacatttcgttctttgttgagctcttgtgcacacataaaatctgagagcaaatatatcaagcaagatcaatggagataggaagaatggagatcaaaaacctattggacatgtgaaggtataatctttgtgatttcatttgatttgcattgtcttaggtaatcttcatatgttatggtggatctttgttgttgttaggcaagggttttgtggttgaattcatttagcctttcaatattgttattattgttatccattttcaccatatacattttggcatgcctggtgggactcttgtcccttttgcatttaacatccttgttgcagattttgtgttttgaagttgcagatctgatgttttcggcagcattttgatattcccgcaTCTGCACACTTTCAGATCATGTTTTTGTTTTTCTGGCACGTCTACAACATCTAGAATCGTGTCTGTGTTActggcagtattttattttgcaggttctaggAAAGTGCGTTTGTGTTATTAAGTTGCGTCTATGGTGTTTTTAGTCGCGTCTATGTCCAGAAGTCGCATCTGCGTTCTGTAGCCGCGTCTGtgcctcacagaaccgcgtctatgtcacgAAGTCATATTTGTGTTGGGGGTAATCGTgtttgtgttcaccagtttcaaattttgggtttattgattcagttttgggattttgcatttagggtttcaaatctggtttattttgagctaacattttcagagctagttaacgaaattggtgcagcttgtcttgaaagcaaaatcatttggttgaaggcccctattttcacaaagtcttttgggtttaaaatctacctaacttgtgtggttgcaggaaggggtgattatttgaaacaaatccaaactactaacaactctttgttgcaggtccttggcaagggtttttggatttttattgtgtgccttgttttcatagactagcaaacacttcaattggtgcactaaaattgaatcattgtcttttgtgtcttgatcaataggctctttttgtttaatctttagagggcctatcttcccgtgtggtcattaggactactagtgagaagagaacgacccaagtggtagcgaggaaaacccacctcttctgaaccactataaacaactatattcatggtgaaaactatggataacgtgtgctgattagttcatatcaacactatgtctccccataaacccgtttgatcaaatttatttgatcatttgtagggcgtaacccctaccgactgggagccttctgtatttacagagctaaaagtgttgcatgtatggctacacgagtggatgcccttactagcacctttttgttttagaagcccaaatccttctagttgttggggtaggaggtcggacctctggtagcggcccacacacatacggttcttagtagagatacaaagttcaccacggggagttttcatggggactgatgcttggctgacctgagaagtgagtgccgaggatggagccagtgaggtcaagcatctaagtatccgctttgaatagcgtagcctcgggggtaaaaccccatgtgggatcaacaactattgtcttggccagccataagaattgtgcttgacttattttaaacattcaaaacattcaagaccaaacagcaaaacattgtgtcttttgtgtcttcaagtgtatgcaaaacatttttacatcaaacaacacacttttcttggagtcattttgaatctagacacttgcaaacattgggtctttatcaacactatgtcctcttgtcacgaaaaatagtca from Cryptomeria japonica chromosome 3, Sugi_1.0, whole genome shotgun sequence harbors:
- the LOC131027942 gene encoding putative calcium-binding protein CML19 → MADLNEIRRVYEMVDENADVDMSVSEICGFKIPLSEDDVRFTLTTSLQENCSVVRFVEPFEIYESILNIDHNKENETPEDLMEPFTLFDHHKDGNITSEDLQQCEQVICRFDLDCNGMLDFSEFKRMTCLLSRLHDE